A section of the Deltaproteobacteria bacterium genome encodes:
- a CDS encoding flavin reductase has translation MFMQELITRIVPTGVSVVTVRSGDKINGMTAAWVTQVSLKPMMIATSIAPQRYTHGLIKESGYFCINALPVEAMEIARHFGFKSGRKTDKFKGVSYTNALKGSPVLESAHAYAECEVVHAYEAGDHTLFIGSVIDSAELKEGASPLIFRWNDFFGKKQ, from the coding sequence ATATTCATGCAGGAACTTATCACAAGAATTGTTCCCACAGGAGTCTCAGTTGTGACGGTCAGGTCCGGAGATAAGATAAACGGAATGACAGCGGCATGGGTTACACAGGTCTCTTTAAAGCCGATGATGATTGCGACATCTATTGCTCCTCAGCGTTATACTCATGGCCTGATCAAGGAGTCAGGCTACTTTTGCATTAATGCCCTCCCGGTCGAGGCAATGGAAATAGCAAGACATTTCGGTTTTAAGAGCGGGCGTAAAACCGACAAGTTCAAAGGAGTATCATATACAAACGCCCTCAAGGGCTCTCCGGTTTTGGAATCGGCTCATGCCTATGCTGAATGCGAGGTAGTCCATGCCTATGAGGCCGGGGATCATACGCTTTTCATCGGTTCTGTTATTGACAGTGCTGAATTAAAGGAGGGCGCCAGCCCCCTCATCTTTAGATGGAACGATTTCTTTGGCAAGAAGCAGTGA
- a CDS encoding radical SAM protein: MRYEGPIYRPPSEADSLLIQATIGCPHNRCNFCMVYKNGPKYRVRPVAEIKKDMVEAKKTYGPRVRTMFLPAGNTIAMNTQDLADVCCFARTTFPCLERITVYGSSQFIHKKGPDKLRQLAEAGLGRIHVGLESGDDVILRYICKGTNAGQQIEAGRWLMDAGIELSLYVILGIGGRERTYDHARETARVINEIAPDFVRLRTFVPKINTPILDDVLAGRFKMLTPYGILREAGVLIEGITAKTSLTSDHYTNYINLHGRLPQDKPRLLKEINHALEWKESDFRPFFIGTE, encoded by the coding sequence ATGCGCTATGAAGGTCCCATATACCGGCCTCCCAGCGAAGCGGATTCGCTGTTAATCCAGGCCACTATCGGATGCCCTCATAACCGATGCAATTTTTGCATGGTTTATAAAAACGGTCCGAAATATCGCGTCAGGCCGGTAGCGGAAATTAAGAAGGATATGGTGGAAGCAAAAAAGACTTACGGCCCTCGCGTACGCACCATGTTTCTTCCTGCCGGAAACACAATAGCCATGAATACGCAGGATCTGGCCGATGTGTGTTGTTTTGCCAGGACAACCTTTCCCTGTCTTGAGCGGATCACAGTCTACGGGTCTTCTCAATTTATCCACAAGAAAGGACCTGATAAACTCAGACAATTGGCCGAAGCAGGGCTCGGACGCATCCATGTGGGTCTTGAATCAGGTGATGACGTCATATTAAGATACATTTGCAAGGGAACCAATGCCGGGCAGCAGATCGAAGCGGGAAGATGGCTGATGGACGCAGGGATCGAACTGAGCCTGTACGTTATCTTGGGGATCGGAGGCCGGGAAAGAACATACGATCATGCAAGAGAAACTGCCCGGGTGATCAATGAGATTGCACCCGACTTTGTGCGGCTGCGCACCTTTGTGCCAAAGATAAATACGCCTATTTTGGATGATGTATTGGCAGGGCGTTTTAAAATGCTCACGCCTTACGGCATTTTAAGGGAAGCAGGGGTCCTTATCGAAGGCATCACTGCCAAAACTTCACTTACCAGTGATCACTATACCAACTACATCAACCTTCACGGCCGCCTGCCCCAGGACAAACCGAGGCTCCTGAAAGAGATAAATCACGCCCTTGAATGGAAGGAGTCTGATTTTCGGCCATTTTTTATAGGCACCGAGTGA
- a CDS encoding NUDIX hydrolase, with the protein MILSAGIILVRKNGVQWKYLLLRAFGYWDFPKGIVEPGESPLEAARREVEEETALNDLNFRWGYDYRETEPYSRGKVARYYIAETSESGVSLLVNPDIGKPEHDEYRWVSYEEAVSLVAPRVKPALEWAQETITAGKIEGHHFFTKIVV; encoded by the coding sequence ATGATCCTTTCCGCAGGGATAATATTAGTCAGGAAGAATGGGGTTCAGTGGAAATATCTGTTGCTGAGGGCCTTTGGTTATTGGGATTTTCCAAAAGGGATTGTGGAGCCGGGCGAGTCTCCTCTTGAGGCTGCCAGGAGAGAAGTAGAGGAAGAGACTGCCTTGAACGACCTTAATTTTCGATGGGGATATGATTACAGAGAGACGGAACCTTATAGCCGTGGCAAGGTAGCCCGTTATTATATAGCAGAGACGAGCGAGTCTGGTGTAAGCCTTCTGGTAAATCCGGATATAGGGAAACCGGAACACGATGAGTATCGCTGGGTATCATATGAAGAGGCGGTTTCTTTGGTGGCGCCAAGGGTGAAGCCGGCCCTTGAATGGGCGCAGGAGACTATCACTGCCGGGAAAATTGAAGGGCATCACTTTTTCACGAAAATTGTTGTATAG
- a CDS encoding DUF2065 domain-containing protein: MKLFLSVIGLLMVVEGLPYFAFPEKMQVLTRQIEEMDPDQLRLVGLVSTLIGLAVCYLAQRTDIF, from the coding sequence ATGAAGCTTTTTCTGAGTGTAATAGGCTTACTAATGGTTGTTGAAGGACTCCCTTATTTCGCCTTTCCTGAAAAGATGCAGGTCCTTACGAGACAAATCGAGGAAATGGATCCGGATCAATTGAGATTGGTTGGTCTTGTTTCCACCTTGATCGGCCTGGCAGTATGTTATCTTGCCCAAAGGACCGATATTTTTTAA